One genomic segment of Peribacillus sp. FSL H8-0477 includes these proteins:
- a CDS encoding VC0807 family protein, producing the protein MNKYILFLDLLFYLALPLLIWNYGRVYMGDYTAILVSSSVGILYSIYRFYTMKKVSFTGMYILISLLIKIFIEFFAGSALQLLWNHIYYDFVTALFFLVTIVIKKPASLYLTLDIVELQGNDRALMKDLFYRGRIFSVFNVITLVFCFRELVLAVTRIILVGRFGVDAYDEGIIYQQVISWIFTIIAGVGFIYVYKLLGPETRENPK; encoded by the coding sequence ATGAATAAATATATTCTATTTCTGGACTTGTTATTTTATCTCGCATTGCCGCTGCTTATCTGGAATTATGGAAGAGTATATATGGGTGATTATACGGCCATTCTTGTATCTTCTTCTGTTGGAATCCTCTATAGTATTTACCGTTTTTATACGATGAAAAAAGTAAGCTTTACTGGGATGTATATTTTGATTTCGTTGCTTATTAAAATTTTTATCGAGTTTTTTGCGGGATCAGCACTGCAGCTTCTCTGGAATCATATTTATTATGATTTCGTAACGGCGTTATTTTTTTTAGTAACAATAGTTATTAAAAAACCTGCCTCTTTATATCTCACACTTGATATTGTTGAGTTACAAGGGAATGATCGGGCCCTGATGAAAGATTTATTTTATAGAGGAAGAATCTTTAGCGTCTTTAACGTAATTACCCTCGTTTTTTGCTTTCGAGAATTAGTCCTAGCTGTTACAAGAATCATCCTAGTCGGCCGGTTCGGAGTAGACGCCTATGATGAAGGAATTATTTATCAACAAGTCATCAGTTGGATTTTTACGATTATTGCGGGGGTGGGGTTTATTTATGTTTATAAACTTC